A stretch of the Fusobacterium varium genome encodes the following:
- a CDS encoding threonine-phosphate decarboxylase: MDLHGGNIYRLKREGKGELLDYSSNINPLGVPESFKKAIIENFDILEKYPDPDYVELRENIGKYNNVEVKNIIAGNGATEILFLYMKAMQPKKTLIVSPSFAEYKRALESVGSEIIYYPLLENNNYNLDVENFIKEMPQCDLVVICNPNNPTGSFITLKDIERINSVLSERKIKLFIDEAFIEFIKGWEDMTSVLLKDKNIFVMRALTKFFAVPGVRLGYGITYDEEIMKKMEKYKEPWSVNSFADIAGKIMLWDKEYIEATENWIEEEKKWFYEESCKIKNIKTFKTNVNFILVKLLKKNSSAVRDEMIEKGVVVRDASNFKFLNNQYIRLAIKNRENNIKVLQALKEVML, translated from the coding sequence ATGGATCTGCATGGAGGAAATATCTATAGATTAAAAAGAGAAGGAAAAGGAGAATTATTAGATTACAGTTCTAATATAAATCCTTTAGGAGTGCCTGAATCTTTTAAAAAAGCAATAATAGAAAACTTTGATATTCTTGAAAAGTATCCAGACCCTGACTATGTAGAATTAAGGGAAAATATAGGAAAATATAATAATGTTGAAGTTAAAAATATAATAGCAGGAAATGGAGCAACAGAAATTTTATTTTTGTATATGAAAGCTATGCAGCCTAAAAAAACTTTAATAGTATCTCCAAGTTTTGCTGAGTATAAAAGAGCATTAGAAAGTGTAGGAAGTGAAATAATTTATTACCCATTACTGGAAAATAATAATTATAACTTAGATGTGGAAAATTTTATAAAAGAAATGCCTCAATGTGATCTTGTTGTTATATGCAATCCAAATAACCCTACAGGAAGTTTTATTACTTTAAAAGATATAGAAAGAATAAACAGTGTTTTATCTGAAAGAAAAATAAAATTATTCATAGATGAAGCTTTTATAGAGTTTATAAAAGGCTGGGAAGATATGACAAGTGTGCTTTTAAAAGATAAGAATATTTTTGTAATGAGAGCTTTAACTAAGTTTTTTGCTGTACCAGGAGTAAGATTAGGATATGGAATAACTTATGATGAAGAGATAATGAAAAAAATGGAAAAATATAAAGAACCTTGGAGTGTAAATAGTTTTGCTGATATAGCTGGTAAAATTATGCTGTGGGATAAAGAATATATAGAAGCAACTGAAAACTGGATAGAGGAAGAAAAAAAATGGTTTTATGAAGAAAGCTGTAAAATTAAAAATATAAAAACCTTTAAAACAAATGTAAATTTTATTCTGGTAAAACTTTTGAAGAAAAACTCATCTGCTGTAAGAGATGAAATGATAGAAAAAGGTGTAGTTGTGAGAGATGCTTCTAATTTTAAATTTTTAAATAATCAATACATAAGACTTGCAATAAAGAATAGAGAAAATAATATAAAGGTATTGCAGGCTCTGAAAGAGGTGATGTTATGA
- the cobB gene encoding cobyrinic acid a,c-diamide synthase, which produces MKAFMLAGISSGIGKTTVSMGLMSLFENVSPFKTGPDYIDPGFHQFVTGNKSYNLDLFMMGEEGVKYSFYKHQKDISIVEGVMGLYDGIDNSLDNNSSAHLSRVLEIPVILVVDGVGKSTSIAAQILGYQLLDKRVNIAGVIINKVSSKKTYDIFKEAIEMYTDIKCLGYVPKDESLHIGSRHLGLLQAEEIGDLKVKISSLAEVLKETIDVDGILEIAAKAEIESMENPFKKEKDRYKGLKIGIAKDRAFSFYYNDNIELLEYLGVEIEYFSPVYDKKIPENIDILYFGGGYPENFAKKLSENKSMIESVNKFYHDNGKIFGECGGFMFLSKEIETADGEKFPMCNIIDCSIKMGNRLDISRFGYISLLKENKIIGKGHEFHYSKIKEIGNDTRKYTARKKDGREWSCIFEEKELKGGYPHIHFFTSFDLLKDILEKEGK; this is translated from the coding sequence ATGAAAGCCTTTATGCTTGCAGGAATAAGCAGTGGAATAGGAAAAACGACAGTTTCTATGGGGCTTATGTCACTCTTTGAAAATGTATCGCCATTTAAAACTGGACCTGATTATATAGATCCTGGCTTTCATCAGTTTGTAACTGGAAATAAAAGTTATAATCTGGATTTATTTATGATGGGAGAAGAGGGAGTAAAATATAGTTTCTATAAACATCAAAAAGATATATCAATAGTAGAAGGGGTAATGGGGCTGTATGATGGAATAGATAATTCTCTAGATAACAACAGCTCGGCACATCTGTCAAGAGTTCTTGAAATACCTGTAATATTAGTAGTGGATGGAGTAGGAAAAAGTACAAGTATAGCTGCTCAGATACTTGGATATCAATTGCTGGATAAAAGAGTAAATATAGCAGGAGTCATTATCAATAAAGTTTCAAGCAAAAAAACTTATGATATTTTCAAAGAAGCAATAGAGATGTATACAGATATAAAGTGTTTGGGGTATGTACCTAAAGATGAGTCACTGCATATAGGGAGCAGACATTTAGGACTGCTGCAGGCAGAAGAAATTGGAGATTTAAAAGTTAAAATTTCTTCTCTTGCTGAAGTTTTGAAAGAAACAATAGATGTAGATGGAATATTGGAAATAGCAGCCAAAGCTGAAATAGAATCAATGGAAAATCCTTTTAAAAAAGAAAAAGACAGATATAAAGGATTGAAAATAGGAATAGCAAAAGACAGAGCTTTCAGTTTTTACTATAATGATAATATAGAATTGCTGGAATATTTAGGAGTAGAGATAGAATATTTTTCTCCTGTCTATGATAAAAAAATACCAGAAAATATAGATATATTATATTTTGGTGGAGGGTATCCTGAAAATTTTGCAAAGAAGCTTTCAGAAAACAAAAGTATGATAGAATCAGTAAATAAATTTTATCATGATAATGGGAAAATATTTGGTGAATGTGGAGGATTCATGTTTTTATCTAAAGAGATAGAAACAGCAGATGGTGAAAAATTTCCAATGTGCAATATAATAGACTGCAGTATAAAAATGGGAAACAGACTTGACATTTCCAGATTTGGATATATAAGTTTATTAAAAGAAAATAAGATTATTGGAAAAGGACATGAATTTCACTATTCCAAAATAAAAGAGATAGGAAATGATACAAGAAAATATACTGCCAGAAAAAAAGATGGCAGAGAGTGGAGTTGCATATTTGAAGAAAAGGAATTAAAAGGTGGATATCCTCACATCCATTTCTTCACAAGTTTTGATTTATTGAAAGATATACTAGAAAAGGAAGGTAAATAA
- the cbiC gene encoding cobalt-precorrin-8X methylmutase: protein MNTYIKVPQDIEKRSFEIIGEELGNKINKFDDTTLPVIKRVIHTTADFEYADLIEFMNDAINSGKEALKNGCKIYCDTNMIVNGASKMVLSKFNCEAYCLVADSEVAKEAKERGVTRSIVGMEKAAKDPSTKIFLIGNAPTALYQLKEMIERNEIERPALVVGVPVGFVGAAESKEAFKSLGIPYITINGRKGGSTVAVSILHGILYQMYQREGF, encoded by the coding sequence ATGAATACTTATATAAAAGTACCACAGGACATAGAAAAAAGAAGTTTTGAAATAATTGGAGAGGAACTGGGAAATAAAATTAATAAATTTGATGATACAACTCTTCCAGTGATAAAAAGAGTTATACATACTACTGCAGATTTTGAATATGCAGATTTAATAGAATTTATGAATGATGCTATAAATAGTGGAAAAGAAGCTCTTAAAAATGGATGTAAAATATATTGTGATACAAATATGATAGTGAATGGAGCAAGCAAAATGGTGCTTTCTAAATTTAACTGTGAAGCTTATTGCCTTGTAGCAGATAGTGAAGTAGCTAAAGAAGCAAAAGAAAGAGGAGTTACAAGATCAATAGTAGGAATGGAAAAGGCAGCAAAAGATCCAAGTACAAAAATATTTCTTATTGGGAATGCTCCTACTGCTCTTTACCAGTTAAAAGAAATGATAGAAAGAAATGAAATAGAAAGACCTGCTCTTGTAGTTGGAGTTCCAGTAGGATTTGTTGGAGCTGCAGAATCAAAAGAAGCTTTTAAATCATTAGGAATTCCATATATAACAATAAATGGAAGAAAAGGAGGAAGTACAGTAGCAGTTTCTATTCTTCATGGTATACTATATCAAATGTATCAAAGAGAGGGATTCTAA
- a CDS encoding cobalt-precorrin-6A synthase — protein sequence MNEELRSGYTTGTCAAAGTKAALEALLYGKESSEIEITTLNGVELTIPVFKLRVRNNFATCAVVKFAGDDPDVTNGIRICAKVKLVKELPQIEKGHYFDKFVLVGGRGVGTATKKGVQVPLGKSAINPGPQKMISEVVNELLEDKEIKAVVTIYVPEGKAKSQKTFNPKLGIKGGISILGSTGIVKPMSEEALKDSMYAELKVLRMDKDRDWVVFAFGNYGKNYCERLGLDLEQMIVISNFVGFMIDSAVKLDFKRIILLGHIGKAVKIAGGIFNTHSRVADARMEIMGANAFLVGESCENIRKILEANTVEEACDYVEKKELFTVIAEKVKKKVMEYSRTDDLRCESLIFSFKGDTLGYSDGFYELAGEVAE from the coding sequence ATGAATGAAGAACTAAGAAGCGGTTATACTACTGGTACTTGTGCAGCAGCTGGAACAAAAGCAGCTTTAGAAGCCCTTCTTTATGGAAAGGAATCTTCTGAAATAGAAATAACAACTCTTAATGGGGTAGAACTTACTATTCCTGTATTTAAATTAAGGGTGAGAAATAACTTTGCTACTTGTGCTGTAGTAAAATTTGCTGGAGATGATCCAGATGTAACTAATGGAATTAGAATATGTGCAAAAGTAAAATTAGTTAAGGAGCTTCCTCAAATAGAAAAAGGACACTATTTTGATAAATTTGTTCTGGTGGGAGGAAGAGGAGTAGGAACAGCGACTAAAAAAGGAGTACAAGTTCCATTAGGAAAATCGGCAATAAATCCTGGGCCGCAAAAGATGATATCAGAAGTGGTCAATGAATTGTTAGAAGATAAAGAAATAAAAGCTGTAGTTACAATTTATGTTCCAGAAGGAAAAGCAAAATCTCAAAAAACCTTTAATCCTAAACTGGGAATAAAAGGAGGTATCTCTATATTGGGTTCTACTGGAATAGTAAAGCCTATGAGCGAGGAAGCCTTAAAAGATTCCATGTATGCAGAATTGAAAGTATTGAGAATGGATAAAGACAGAGATTGGGTAGTTTTTGCATTTGGAAATTATGGGAAAAATTATTGTGAACGGTTAGGATTAGACTTGGAACAGATGATAGTCATAAGTAACTTTGTAGGATTTATGATAGATTCTGCTGTTAAACTTGATTTTAAAAGAATAATTCTTTTGGGACATATAGGAAAAGCTGTAAAAATAGCTGGAGGAATATTTAATACCCACAGCAGAGTAGCAGATGCAAGAATGGAAATAATGGGAGCAAATGCTTTTCTTGTTGGAGAAAGCTGTGAAAATATAAGAAAAATACTGGAAGCTAATACAGTAGAAGAAGCCTGTGATTATGTAGAAAAAAAAGAACTCTTTACAGTAATAGCGGAAAAAGTTAAGAAGAAAGTTATGGAATACAGCAGAACAGATGACTTAAGATGTGAATCTCTAATATTTTCATTTAAGGGAGATACTTTGGGATATAGTGATGGATTTTACGAATTGGCAGGTGAGGTAGCTGAATAA
- the cbiE gene encoding cobalt-precorrin-6Y C(5)-methyltransferase, producing the protein MGKLLDLINYIKDNRNKKITVVVSGDTGFYSLLPFLKKYFSNEELEVIPGISSYQYMFSRIGECWQNFILASAHGRDFDYIKAMDEKDGVVLLTDEKNTPYNIGKKIYESGIRGVEIIVGERLSYPDEIITRVDAENFEELNKEFKMNIVILKKGENYAHL; encoded by the coding sequence TTGGGAAAACTTTTAGATTTAATTAATTATATAAAAGATAACAGGAATAAGAAAATAACAGTAGTTGTATCAGGGGATACGGGATTTTACAGCCTTCTTCCTTTCCTAAAGAAATATTTTTCAAATGAAGAACTGGAAGTGATTCCCGGAATTTCCTCTTATCAATATATGTTTTCAAGAATAGGAGAATGCTGGCAGAATTTTATTCTGGCAAGTGCTCATGGAAGGGATTTTGATTATATAAAAGCAATGGATGAAAAAGATGGGGTGGTTCTTCTTACAGATGAAAAAAATACTCCATATAACATTGGAAAGAAAATCTATGAATCAGGAATAAGAGGAGTGGAAATAATAGTAGGTGAGAGACTGTCTTATCCTGATGAAATAATAACTAGAGTAGATGCAGAGAATTTTGAAGAATTGAATAAAGAATTTAAAATGAATATTGTGATATTGAAAAAAGGAGAAAATTATGCACATCTATGA
- the cbiT gene encoding cobalt-precorrin-6Y C(15)-methyltransferase: MHIYDNEFIHGELPMTKQEVRVVSIAKLRLKEDSVLIDVGAGTGTIGIEAATYLKDGKVIGIEKEEKGLEVIRANVKKFNLKNYYLIHGRAPQDIPETHYDRMFIGGSTGGMKEIVEHFIKYSKPDSRLVINAITLETLNSAMTILKEKGFNNIEVVNMSVSRGKKVGPYTMMYGENPIYIITAVKEEIVNG, from the coding sequence ATGCACATCTATGATAATGAATTTATACATGGAGAACTCCCTATGACTAAACAGGAAGTGAGAGTGGTATCTATTGCAAAACTCAGATTAAAAGAAGATTCTGTATTGATAGATGTGGGAGCTGGAACAGGTACTATTGGAATAGAAGCTGCTACATATTTAAAAGATGGAAAAGTAATAGGAATAGAAAAAGAAGAAAAAGGTCTTGAAGTAATAAGAGCAAATGTAAAAAAGTTTAATCTTAAAAACTATTATCTTATACATGGAAGAGCACCACAGGATATTCCAGAGACACACTATGACAGAATGTTCATAGGAGGTTCTACAGGTGGAATGAAAGAGATAGTGGAACATTTTATAAAGTATTCTAAACCTGATTCGAGATTGGTTATAAATGCAATAACACTTGAAACATTAAATAGTGCTATGACTATATTGAAAGAAAAAGGTTTTAATAATATAGAAGTTGTAAATATGTCAGTATCAAGAGGAAAGAAAGTCGGTCCATATACTATGATGTATGGAGAAAATCCGATCTATATAATAACAGCTGTGAAGGAGGAAATTGTAAATGGATAA
- the cbiL gene encoding cobalt-precorrin-2 C(20)-methyltransferase, which translates to MDNKFYGIGVGVGDPDQITLKAIKTLKKLDVVILPEAKKDMGSTAYTIAKEYLKEDVELVFMEFPMLKNPLDRVEGRKANTRVVEKLLDEGKNVGFLTIGDTMTYSTYVYILEHLDKKYEVETIPGISSFADISSRFNLPIVMGDESLKIIGLSETTDIEKEIEGSDNLVFMKVSRNFDRLKAALEKTGNMENIILVSNCGKENQEVYFDISHLEKDDIHYFSTMLLKKGGIEQWKKFIS; encoded by the coding sequence ATGGATAACAAATTTTATGGGATTGGAGTAGGAGTAGGAGACCCTGACCAAATCACATTAAAAGCAATAAAGACGTTAAAGAAATTAGATGTAGTAATATTACCAGAAGCAAAAAAAGATATGGGGAGTACAGCTTATACAATAGCTAAAGAATATTTGAAAGAGGATGTAGAACTTGTATTTATGGAATTTCCAATGTTGAAAAATCCTTTAGATAGAGTAGAAGGAAGAAAAGCAAATACAAGAGTTGTGGAAAAATTATTGGATGAAGGAAAAAATGTAGGATTTCTTACTATAGGAGATACTATGACATACAGTACATATGTATATATACTAGAGCATCTTGATAAAAAATATGAAGTGGAAACTATTCCTGGAATATCTTCATTTGCTGATATATCTTCAAGATTTAATCTGCCAATAGTAATGGGAGATGAATCATTGAAAATAATCGGTCTTAGTGAAACTACTGATATAGAAAAAGAAATAGAAGGAAGTGATAACCTTGTATTCATGAAAGTCAGCAGAAATTTTGACAGACTGAAAGCAGCATTGGAAAAAACAGGAAATATGGAAAATATAATACTGGTTTCTAATTGTGGAAAGGAAAATCAGGAAGTATATTTTGATATTTCTCATTTAGAAAAAGATGATATTCATTATTTCTCTACAATGTTATTAAAAAAAGGAGGAATTGAGCAATGGAAAAAGTTTATTTCATAG
- the cbiF gene encoding cobalt-precorrin-4 C(11)-methyltransferase yields the protein MEKVYFIGAGPGDPELITIKGQRIVKEADIIIYAGSLVPREVIECHKEGAEIYNSASMTLEEVMDVTVKGIKAGKKVARVHTGDPAIFGAHREQMDVLDENGIEYEVVPGVSSFLASAAAVKKEFTLPSVSQTVICTRLEGRTPVPEKESLESLAAHRASMAIFLSVHMIGDVVKRLATSYPMTTPIAVVQRATWEDQKVVMGTLETIEKLVKEAGISKTAQILVGDFLGNEYEKSKLYDKTFTHEFRKGIE from the coding sequence ATGGAAAAAGTTTATTTCATAGGAGCAGGACCTGGAGATCCTGAACTAATAACTATAAAAGGGCAAAGAATAGTAAAAGAAGCAGATATTATTATATATGCTGGTTCTTTAGTACCAAGAGAGGTAATAGAATGTCATAAAGAGGGAGCAGAGATATATAATTCAGCTTCTATGACATTGGAAGAGGTTATGGATGTAACTGTAAAAGGAATAAAAGCTGGAAAAAAAGTTGCCAGAGTACATACTGGAGATCCTGCTATATTTGGTGCACACAGAGAACAAATGGATGTCTTAGATGAAAATGGAATAGAGTATGAAGTTGTTCCAGGAGTAAGTTCATTTCTTGCTTCAGCAGCAGCAGTAAAAAAAGAATTTACACTTCCATCTGTATCACAGACAGTTATCTGTACAAGACTGGAAGGAAGAACACCAGTTCCAGAAAAAGAATCATTGGAAAGCCTTGCTGCTCACAGAGCCTCTATGGCAATATTCCTTTCTGTACATATGATAGGGGATGTAGTAAAAAGGCTTGCTACTTCTTATCCAATGACAACTCCTATTGCAGTAGTTCAAAGAGCTACATGGGAGGATCAAAAAGTGGTAATGGGAACATTGGAAACTATAGAAAAACTTGTAAAAGAAGCAGGAATATCTAAAACAGCTCAAATATTAGTTGGAGATTTTTTAGGAAATGAGTATGAAAAGTCTAAATTATATGATAAAACTTTTACACATGAATTCAGAAAAGGAATAGAATAA
- the cbiG gene encoding cobalamin biosynthesis protein, producing the protein MKLAVWTVTRGAGHLGKKYGEILEADVFTLKKFQIESTLQMEDFTSTLNEKFNKYDGHIFIMATGIVIRKIASLIKSKDVDPAVLVADEGENFIISLLSGHLGGANDLTNEAAEKLGLLPIITTSSDVTGKIAVDTISQKMQGELESLEKAKNVTSLIVDGKEVNILLPKNVKFNSDTNEEGIIIVSNREKIETIRIYPKNLILGIGCRRGIETEVIMEGIKKAMEARNLSVKSIKKIATVDLKADEAGIIESSKLLKKELVIISREDIKKVEDRFEGSEFVKKQIGVSCVSEPCALLASNGKGKFIENKFIYNGMTVSIYEESFNDE; encoded by the coding sequence ATGAAACTGGCTGTATGGACTGTTACAAGAGGAGCAGGTCATTTAGGAAAAAAATATGGAGAGATATTAGAAGCTGATGTTTTCACACTGAAAAAATTTCAGATAGAAAGTACATTGCAAATGGAAGATTTTACAAGTACTTTAAATGAAAAGTTCAATAAATACGATGGTCATATATTTATTATGGCTACAGGGATAGTTATAAGAAAAATAGCTTCTCTGATAAAAAGTAAAGATGTAGATCCAGCAGTATTAGTTGCAGATGAAGGTGAAAATTTTATTATTTCTCTTCTTTCTGGGCACTTAGGTGGAGCTAATGATCTCACTAATGAGGCTGCTGAAAAACTTGGACTTCTACCAATAATCACTACCAGCTCAGATGTAACTGGAAAAATAGCAGTTGATACTATTTCTCAAAAAATGCAGGGAGAATTAGAAAGTCTTGAGAAGGCAAAAAATGTTACTTCACTTATAGTTGATGGAAAAGAGGTAAATATTCTTCTTCCTAAAAATGTAAAATTTAACAGTGATACAAATGAAGAGGGAATAATAATAGTTTCTAATAGAGAAAAAATAGAAACTATTAGAATATATCCTAAAAATCTGATTCTTGGTATAGGATGCAGAAGAGGTATAGAAACAGAAGTGATAATGGAAGGAATAAAAAAAGCTATGGAGGCTCGTAATCTTTCTGTTAAAAGTATAAAGAAAATAGCTACTGTTGATTTGAAAGCTGATGAGGCAGGGATAATAGAAAGCAGTAAATTATTGAAAAAAGAATTGGTTATAATTTCCAGAGAAGACATAAAAAAAGTTGAAGATAGGTTTGAGGGTTCAGAATTTGTAAAAAAACAGATAGGAGTATCTTGTGTATCTGAACCTTGTGCACTTTTAGCTTCAAATGGAAAAGGAAAATTTATTGAAAATAAATTTATTTATAATGGAATGACAGTATCCATTTATGAGGAGAGTTTTAATGATGAATAA
- the cbiH gene encoding cobalt-precorrin-3B C(17)-methyltransferase, giving the protein MMNKGKIYVVGIGPGNMEDISVRAYNTLKNVDIIAGYTTYVDLVKDEFKDKEFYVSGMKKEIDRCEKVLELAEEGKTVALISSGDAGIYGMAGIMIEVAADSGIEVVVIPGITASVAGAALVGAPIMHDQAVISLSDLLTDWDVITKRIDKASEGDFVISLYNPKSNGRTTQIVEAREIMMKHKASTTPVALLRHVGREDQNYTLTDLEHFLEHEIDMFTVVIIGNSKSYVKNNKMITPRGYKL; this is encoded by the coding sequence ATGATGAATAAAGGAAAAATATATGTAGTAGGAATAGGTCCTGGAAATATGGAAGATATCAGTGTAAGAGCTTATAATACGCTTAAAAATGTTGATATAATCGCAGGATATACAACTTATGTAGATTTAGTAAAAGATGAATTTAAAGATAAAGAGTTTTATGTATCAGGAATGAAAAAAGAAATAGACAGATGCGAAAAAGTTCTTGAATTAGCAGAAGAAGGAAAAACAGTTGCATTAATCAGCAGTGGAGATGCTGGAATATATGGAATGGCTGGTATTATGATAGAGGTAGCTGCTGACAGTGGAATAGAGGTAGTGGTAATACCAGGGATAACTGCATCAGTGGCAGGAGCAGCTCTTGTAGGAGCACCTATAATGCATGATCAGGCTGTTATAAGTTTGAGTGACCTTTTGACTGACTGGGATGTAATTACTAAAAGAATAGATAAAGCAAGTGAAGGAGATTTTGTAATTTCTCTATATAATCCTAAAAGTAATGGAAGAACTACACAGATTGTTGAAGCAAGAGAAATAATGATGAAACATAAAGCTTCAACTACTCCAGTAGCTTTATTAAGACATGTAGGAAGAGAAGATCAGAACTATACATTAACTGATCTTGAGCATTTTCTTGAACATGAAATAGATATGTTTACAGTAGTTATAATTGGAAATTCAAAATCTTATGTAAAAAATAATAAAATGATTACACCTAGAGGGTATAAGTTATGA